One window of Sphingobacteriales bacterium genomic DNA carries:
- the prfA gene encoding peptide chain release factor 1, whose protein sequence is MLEKLEAIMHRWEDIEEKLADPSVMGDMKRYKQLSKEYRDLEPIVQAYHKYKDITDNIEFNKEVLKTDKDPEFRELAKADLDILEAQLIVLEEEVRQLLVPKDPEDDKNVMLEIRAGTGGDEAAIFAGDLYRMYMRYCEQKGWKTELMSMSEGTTGGFKEIIVSVTGTGIYGELKYESGVHRVQRVPVTESQGRVHTSAASVAVMPEAEEVDVVINPADLRVDVFRASGAGGQHVNRTESAVRITHIPTGVVAECQQERSQIRNREIAMNMLRTKIYEAEYQKHIDEIAKRRKTLVSTGDRSAKIRTYNYPQGRVTDHRIGLSLYNLSAVMDGDLTALIQALQVAENAEKLKAGEVL, encoded by the coding sequence GTGTTGGAAAAATTAGAAGCCATCATGCACCGATGGGAAGACATTGAGGAAAAACTGGCAGATCCCTCGGTTATGGGCGATATGAAACGCTATAAGCAGTTAAGCAAGGAATACCGGGACTTAGAGCCTATAGTTCAGGCATATCACAAATATAAAGATATAACCGATAATATAGAGTTTAACAAAGAAGTTCTTAAAACCGACAAAGACCCCGAGTTCAGGGAGCTTGCGAAAGCCGATTTAGATATTTTAGAGGCTCAACTTATTGTTTTAGAGGAGGAAGTAAGGCAGTTGCTGGTTCCAAAAGATCCGGAAGACGATAAAAACGTGATGCTCGAAATCCGTGCCGGAACGGGTGGGGACGAAGCGGCTATTTTTGCCGGCGACCTGTACCGGATGTATATGCGCTATTGTGAACAAAAGGGATGGAAAACTGAACTGATGAGCATGAGCGAAGGAACCACCGGCGGCTTTAAGGAAATCATTGTGTCGGTAACCGGAACCGGTATTTATGGAGAATTGAAATATGAATCGGGCGTACACCGGGTTCAGCGAGTACCGGTTACTGAGTCCCAGGGGAGGGTTCATACCTCGGCTGCTTCAGTTGCTGTGATGCCGGAAGCCGAAGAAGTAGATGTTGTTATCAATCCTGCCGATTTGAGGGTAGATGTGTTCAGGGCATCGGGTGCAGGCGGACAGCATGTTAACCGTACTGAATCTGCGGTACGTATTACCCATATTCCAACTGGAGTAGTGGCCGAATGTCAGCAAGAGCGTTCGCAAATCCGCAACCGCGAAATTGCGATGAACATGCTCCGCACAAAAATATATGAAGCGGAATATCAAAAACATATTGACGAAATTGCCAAACGCCGGAAAACTTTGGTTTCTACCGGTGACCGATCGGCAAAAATCCGCACCTATAATTACCCGCAAGGGCGGGTAACTGACCATCGGATTGGATTGTCGCTTTACAACCTTAGTGCCGTGATGGACGGCGATTTGACGGCATTGATACAAGCCCTTCAGGTTGCTGAAAATGCCGAAAAATTAAAAGCGGGAGAGGTATTATAA
- a CDS encoding AI-2E family transporter, with amino-acid sequence MSNGNARIVWASNIALGTLAFFTILYLGRSFFIPVAASVILALAIYPLVTYLERKLPRVLAILLALLFIFLVLSSIITLVGFQISGFVSELPAISRKLEGLLLSLQDFIDDKLQINPERQFSLLKDNVMSFFDTGINIVSTTINVTSGIAFYAGIMPVYIFFMIYYREIWTNFLVEISPVNRQSLMAEILGKMSSVIRNYVGGMLLVMIIVSILNTIGFAIIGLKYSLFFGAIIAFLAIIPFFGIMIGSVLAVLYSFISQDSLLQPLGVIIVTTVVQFLEGNFITPTIMRSQVQLNPLVAIMGLLFGGFLWGGVGMILSIPTLAILKMVLDSVDSFKPYGRLLGVDRAKLTPPPPPSETS; translated from the coding sequence ATGTCAAACGGTAATGCGAGAATTGTTTGGGCAAGCAATATTGCCCTGGGGACACTGGCTTTTTTCACCATATTATATCTTGGCAGAAGCTTCTTTATACCGGTGGCAGCATCCGTTATTTTGGCTTTAGCCATCTATCCATTGGTTACTTATCTGGAGCGAAAACTGCCAAGGGTTTTGGCCATCTTACTCGCGCTGCTTTTTATCTTTCTGGTATTGTCTTCCATTATTACTTTGGTGGGATTTCAGATAAGCGGATTTGTTTCAGAATTGCCCGCAATTTCACGTAAATTAGAGGGGTTATTGCTGTCATTGCAGGATTTTATTGACGACAAGCTTCAAATCAACCCTGAAAGACAGTTTTCCCTATTGAAAGACAATGTAATGAGCTTTTTTGACACCGGAATTAATATTGTCAGCACAACCATCAACGTAACCTCCGGCATTGCCTTTTATGCAGGCATAATGCCGGTCTATATCTTTTTTATGATTTACTACCGCGAAATCTGGACGAACTTTTTAGTAGAAATTTCTCCGGTTAACCGCCAATCGCTGATGGCAGAAATATTGGGTAAAATGAGTTCGGTCATTAGAAACTACGTGGGAGGAATGCTATTGGTCATGATAATTGTGAGTATTCTTAACACAATCGGCTTTGCAATTATTGGGCTAAAATACTCCTTGTTTTTTGGTGCTATCATCGCCTTTTTAGCTATAATTCCGTTTTTTGGAATTATGATAGGGTCTGTTTTGGCAGTGCTTTATTCCTTTATTTCACAGGACTCTCTGTTGCAACCGCTTGGTGTAATTATAGTAACCACCGTAGTTCAATTTTTAGAAGGCAATTTTATCACACCGACAATAATGCGTTCACAGGTACAGTTAAACCCGTTAGTAGCTATTATGGGACTTTTATTTGGAGGCTTTTTGTGGGGAGGTGTGGGAATGATTTTGTCTATCCCAACGCTTGCCATCCTAAAAATGGTTTTGGATAGTGTCGATTCATTCAAACCCTATGGCAGATTGCTTGGTGTTGATAGAGCTAAATTAACACCGCCGCCGCCGCCATCCGAAACTTCATAA
- a CDS encoding GlmU family protein produces the protein MSELNFILFDGKTRQQLLPLTFTRPIADIRIGILTIRQKWEHYFSQTTSSLTINYLQSRYPLQLQRDNIFINGSILPNDLLAYQIARLQSNQAITDGEILIALRVEGKYPNLLNTSSGEMRLMIDDYECLPPDAPYLKINQLWDIFLLNSAAIRQDFELITQNRTSEAISSTNTVINPESVFIEPGAKVEGAFLNASGGPVYIGAHSEVMEGSLIRGPFALGEHSIVRMGTKIYPDTTIGPHSKVGGEISNSVIFGYSNKAHDGYLGNSVIGEWCNLGAGTNVSNLKNNYTPIKIWSTAEEKQIDTGQQFCGLFMADHSKCSINTMFNTGTVVGVGCNIFGGDFPPKNIPSFSWGGAQGLVTYQFNLFLSSAKAVYLRRNKSMSETEIALLKMIFEKVRQTESSTP, from the coding sequence ATGAGCGAGTTAAACTTCATCTTGTTCGATGGTAAAACCCGTCAACAACTTCTGCCGCTTACCTTTACCCGTCCAATAGCAGATATCCGGATTGGTATTTTGACCATCCGTCAAAAATGGGAGCACTATTTTTCTCAAACCACCTCCTCTCTGACCATCAACTATCTGCAATCCCGGTATCCATTACAATTGCAAAGGGATAATATTTTTATCAATGGTTCCATTTTGCCAAACGACCTGCTCGCTTATCAGATAGCCCGTTTGCAATCCAATCAGGCAATTACCGATGGAGAAATCCTGATTGCGCTCAGGGTGGAAGGCAAATATCCCAACCTGCTTAACACCAGTTCGGGCGAAATGCGATTGATGATTGACGATTATGAATGTCTGCCTCCGGATGCTCCTTACCTCAAAATCAATCAACTTTGGGATATTTTTTTACTCAATAGTGCTGCTATCCGCCAGGATTTTGAACTTATTACCCAAAACCGAACCTCTGAAGCGATTAGCTCAACCAATACGGTTATTAACCCTGAATCTGTGTTTATCGAACCCGGTGCCAAAGTAGAAGGTGCTTTTTTAAACGCATCGGGAGGTCCTGTTTATATTGGTGCTCATAGCGAAGTGATGGAAGGCTCTCTAATCCGCGGGCCTTTTGCCCTTGGAGAACATTCCATTGTCCGAATGGGAACAAAGATTTACCCCGACACCACAATAGGACCGCACTCAAAAGTAGGAGGAGAAATATCCAACTCTGTAATTTTTGGATATTCTAACAAAGCCCATGATGGGTATTTGGGTAATTCGGTGATAGGTGAATGGTGCAATTTAGGTGCAGGCACTAATGTTTCCAACCTGAAAAACAACTATACCCCTATAAAAATCTGGAGCACTGCCGAAGAAAAACAAATAGATACCGGACAGCAATTTTGCGGTCTGTTTATGGCCGACCACTCAAAATGCAGCATTAATACCATGTTTAATACCGGTACGGTAGTGGGCGTAGGCTGTAATATATTTGGTGGCGATTTTCCTCCAAAAAATATTCCTTCCTTTTCGTGGGGAGGCGCACAAGGCTTGGTTACCTATCAGTTCAACCTGTTTTTATCATCCGCAAAAGCAGTATATTTGAGACGAAACAAATCCATGTCCGAAACAGAAATTGCACTGCTCAAAATGATTTTTGAAAAAGTCCGTCAAACTGAAAGTTCAACTCCTTAA
- a CDS encoding type B 50S ribosomal protein L31, translated as MKKDIHPANYRLVVFKDFSCDYAFLGRSTAETKDKVVWEDGNEYPLIKLEISSASHPFFTGKSKFVDTAGRIEKFQNKYSKFNKK; from the coding sequence ATGAAAAAAGATATTCATCCCGCAAATTATAGACTTGTTGTTTTCAAAGATTTTTCTTGCGACTACGCCTTTTTAGGTCGCTCAACTGCTGAGACAAAAGACAAAGTTGTTTGGGAAGACGGCAACGAATATCCCCTGATTAAACTTGAGATTTCGAGTGCTTCTCACCCGTTTTTTACCGGAAAATCCAAATTTGTAGATACCGCAGGAAGAATTGAGAAGTTCCAAAACAAATATTCAAAATTTAATAAAAAGTAA
- a CDS encoding GIY-YIG nuclease family protein — protein sequence MKKQAYIYFMANQHNNVLYIGVTNNLSRRVAEHKAKVVKGFTYKYNCDKLVYYEAFDLITDAISREKQLKNWKREWKNKLVNDENAEWNDLSESVGVDDELINIVREYYKEIAGQARNDG from the coding sequence ATGAAAAAACAGGCATACATATACTTCATGGCAAACCAACACAACAACGTTTTATACATTGGCGTAACGAACAACCTGAGTCGCAGAGTAGCGGAGCATAAAGCAAAAGTAGTCAAAGGGTTTACTTACAAGTATAATTGCGATAAGTTGGTTTACTATGAGGCGTTTGATTTAATCACAGATGCCATCAGCAGAGAGAAGCAGTTGAAAAACTGGAAAAGGGAATGGAAGAATAAATTGGTAAATGATGAAAACGCCGAATGGAATGATTTAAGCGAAAGCGTTGGTGTTGATGATGAATTGATTAACATAGTGAGGGAATACTATAAGGAGATTGCGGGTCAAGCCCGTAATGACGGGTAG
- a CDS encoding triose-phosphate isomerase translates to MRKKIVAGNWKMNKTLQEATQLFELFRQDLPTMQSASQFQIIICPPFPYLLKAMEMFEQSESNTVKVGAQNCHHLSAGAYTGEVSALMLQSVGISYVIVGHSERREYFKETDELLKAKTEMVLVHHLSPIFCCGEKLEQRESGQHYETVHRQIQNGLFQLSDEEIQKVVIAYEPVWAIGTGKTATKEQAQEMHASIRQLIAKHYNSEIADSISILYGGSCTPANAKELFEQPDVDGGLIGGASLKAKDFTEIANQMIYIVSGSDSD, encoded by the coding sequence ATGCGAAAAAAAATAGTGGCCGGAAACTGGAAAATGAATAAAACCCTTCAGGAAGCAACCCAACTTTTTGAGTTGTTTAGACAGGATTTACCCACCATGCAGTCTGCGAGTCAATTTCAGATAATTATCTGCCCCCCTTTTCCTTATCTGTTAAAAGCTATGGAAATGTTTGAGCAATCAGAAAGCAATACCGTCAAAGTAGGTGCTCAAAACTGCCATCACCTGTCCGCAGGTGCTTATACCGGTGAAGTTTCGGCCTTAATGCTGCAATCTGTCGGGATTTCTTATGTTATCGTAGGGCATTCCGAAAGGCGGGAATATTTTAAGGAAACTGACGAATTGCTGAAAGCCAAAACAGAGATGGTCCTTGTCCATCATCTATCCCCCATTTTTTGTTGTGGTGAAAAATTAGAGCAGCGCGAATCGGGACAACATTATGAAACCGTACACCGGCAAATCCAAAACGGGCTCTTTCAACTGAGTGATGAAGAAATACAGAAGGTTGTCATTGCCTACGAACCGGTATGGGCAATCGGAACCGGAAAGACAGCCACCAAAGAACAAGCCCAAGAAATGCACGCTTCAATCCGGCAGCTTATTGCCAAACACTACAACTCCGAAATTGCCGATTCTATTTCAATTTTATATGGAGGAAGTTGTACCCCTGCCAATGCAAAGGAATTGTTTGAACAACCTGATGTTGACGGAGGACTGATTGGAGGAGCATCGCTCAAGGCGAAAGACTTTACCGAAATCGCCAACCAAATGATTTACATTGTTTCTGGTTCAGATTCTGATTAA
- a CDS encoding ScyD/ScyE family protein yields MNFKFTSLVLRFTVLLLAVNMFYSPTTSAQPLTLSTFASGLNGPIGITSDLNGNLWIAEVGTGNTDGQISILTPNGNKYPFITGLPSIYVEETGEVVGPWRVYLRPGDMVAITIGGLAGTDYGASVAWVSNSGFSPGDTPLTTADITSVDHIGDYVYANGFIDSNPYAAEWDNDGNMYVADAGANAIVRVDAITGDYSVFATFPDFPNPLPFGPPFINVVPTDILAVPDGSGFYVSSLTGFPFLPGSASVFHVDWDGTVTTFFDGLTTITDMVINPITGNLMVTQLGEFSLDIFDFLPNSSMLIELLPGGGAMPVVGLLNYLTGVTFVGADIYMTSVFLGEVYALTEITTLPVTLSSFTGKAQKNGNSIQWATASETNCDFYSLQYSPDAVQFTTIATLNGAGTSSVSKNYSFTHFTPVTGNNYYRLVQTDFDGQTHVLGIINVPRNQTETNLHIRVQDNMLYASIAGIEISQPVAARIYDLGGRLLLQQTLNTANQSSFSLNLPQELNKGLYLLQLDTGNSILNGKFIW; encoded by the coding sequence ATGAATTTCAAATTTACAAGTTTGGTTTTACGGTTTACTGTCTTGTTATTAGCTGTAAACATGTTTTACAGCCCTACAACCTCGGCACAACCGCTTACACTTTCTACTTTTGCTTCAGGACTTAATGGTCCGATAGGTATCACATCAGATTTAAATGGTAATCTGTGGATTGCAGAAGTTGGCACAGGAAATACGGATGGGCAAATCAGCATTTTAACACCCAATGGCAACAAATACCCATTTATTACCGGATTGCCCTCAATTTATGTAGAAGAAACCGGCGAGGTAGTTGGCCCCTGGCGTGTGTACTTGCGCCCGGGCGACATGGTAGCAATAACCATAGGTGGATTGGCCGGTACTGACTATGGTGCTTCGGTGGCTTGGGTAAGCAACTCAGGATTTTCGCCGGGAGATACTCCATTAACAACCGCCGATATTACCTCTGTTGATCATATTGGCGACTATGTATATGCCAATGGTTTTATTGATTCAAACCCTTATGCCGCTGAGTGGGACAATGACGGGAACATGTATGTGGCCGATGCCGGTGCAAATGCTATTGTTCGTGTTGATGCCATTACCGGAGATTACTCCGTTTTTGCTACTTTCCCCGATTTCCCTAATCCTTTGCCGTTTGGTCCTCCTTTTATAAACGTAGTACCTACCGATATTTTAGCTGTCCCCGATGGTTCCGGTTTTTATGTGTCTTCACTAACCGGTTTCCCGTTTCTACCAGGATCTGCCAGCGTTTTTCATGTTGACTGGGATGGTACAGTTACTACTTTTTTTGACGGACTTACAACTATCACAGATATGGTTATTAACCCCATCACCGGCAACCTCATGGTTACTCAACTGGGAGAGTTTAGCCTCGATATTTTTGACTTTCTGCCCAACTCCAGTATGTTGATCGAATTACTGCCCGGTGGCGGTGCAATGCCGGTAGTCGGACTTCTAAATTATCTTACCGGAGTTACTTTTGTAGGAGCTGATATTTATATGACGAGTGTTTTTCTGGGTGAGGTTTATGCACTCACTGAAATAACCACCCTGCCCGTTACGCTTAGTTCTTTTACAGGAAAAGCACAAAAAAACGGCAATTCTATACAATGGGCAACTGCATCCGAAACCAATTGCGACTTTTATTCATTACAGTATTCTCCCGATGCCGTGCAATTCACTACAATTGCCACCTTAAACGGTGCAGGAACCAGTTCGGTAAGTAAAAATTACTCGTTTACCCATTTTACACCGGTAACCGGTAATAATTACTACCGGTTAGTTCAAACCGACTTTGATGGACAAACTCATGTTTTGGGAATTATAAATGTACCCCGAAACCAGACAGAAACCAACCTGCATATAAGGGTGCAAGATAATATGCTATACGCTTCGATTGCAGGCATTGAAATATCCCAACCTGTAGCTGCTCGCATTTACGACCTGGGCGGGCGATTGCTGTTGCAACAAACCCTGAATACAGCAAACCAAAGTTCCTTCTCACTCAACCTGCCGCAAGAATTGAACAAAGGTTTATACCTTTTACAGTTAGATACCGGCAACAGTATATTGAACGGTAAATTTATCTGGTAA
- the serA gene encoding phosphoglycerate dehydrogenase, whose protein sequence is MHTSFPKDKIKVLLLEGIDPSAVDLFEKAGYTNIEQYSKAMSENELIEKLDEVRILGIRSKTQVTQRVIEQADKLLAIGCFCIGTNQVNLNQALDSGIAVFNSPYSNTRSVAELVIGEIIMLIRRIPEKDKACHEGTWLKTTKGGSNEVRGKKLGIIGYGHIGSQVSVLAESMGMKVIYYDIEPKLPMGNATPADSLEELLEKSDVVTLHVPATPLTKNMINAETLTLMKKGSFLLNLSRGNVVVIDALKAALDSKQLAGAAIDVFPSEPEVVGASFQSPLQGLKNVILTPHIGGSTEEAQSNIGIDVAHKLIGYLDKGSTVGSLTIPELNLTPVHGTNRLLHIHKNVPGVLSAINSILSASNVNIVGQFLKTNEQIGYVVLDIEHLHTDKILHDIKNLDHTIKARILY, encoded by the coding sequence ATGCATACTTCTTTTCCAAAAGACAAAATTAAAGTTTTGTTGCTGGAGGGCATAGACCCTTCGGCGGTTGATTTGTTTGAAAAAGCGGGCTATACCAATATTGAACAATATTCAAAAGCCATGTCTGAAAACGAGCTGATTGAAAAACTGGACGAGGTCAGGATTTTAGGAATACGTTCCAAAACCCAGGTTACTCAAAGGGTGATTGAACAAGCTGATAAATTGTTAGCTATCGGTTGCTTTTGTATCGGCACCAATCAGGTCAATTTGAATCAAGCCCTGGATTCGGGGATTGCTGTGTTCAACTCTCCATATTCCAATACCCGGTCTGTTGCTGAATTGGTCATTGGTGAAATCATCATGCTGATTCGCCGCATTCCGGAAAAAGACAAAGCCTGTCATGAGGGCACTTGGTTAAAAACCACAAAGGGTGGAAGCAATGAAGTGCGCGGCAAAAAATTAGGCATCATAGGCTATGGCCATATAGGGTCACAGGTATCCGTACTTGCTGAATCAATGGGCATGAAGGTTATTTATTATGATATAGAGCCAAAGTTGCCTATGGGTAATGCCACACCTGCCGATTCGTTAGAAGAATTGCTGGAAAAATCGGATGTTGTTACTTTGCATGTTCCGGCTACTCCTCTGACCAAAAACATGATAAATGCCGAGACCCTTACCCTTATGAAAAAGGGTTCATTTTTGTTAAATCTCAGCCGTGGAAATGTAGTGGTCATTGATGCTTTAAAAGCTGCCCTCGACAGCAAACAACTTGCAGGAGCAGCAATTGATGTTTTCCCTTCTGAACCTGAGGTCGTTGGTGCATCGTTCCAATCGCCGCTTCAAGGCTTAAAAAACGTTATTTTAACCCCACATATCGGAGGCTCGACCGAAGAGGCTCAAAGCAATATCGGAATTGATGTGGCTCATAAACTCATCGGCTATTTAGACAAAGGCTCAACCGTTGGCTCGCTCACTATTCCCGAATTGAACCTAACCCCTGTTCACGGAACAAATCGCCTCTTGCATATTCACAAAAATGTGCCGGGCGTGCTGTCAGCCATTAATTCAATCTTGTCGGCCTCCAATGTCAATATTGTTGGTCAGTTTCTCAAAACAAACGAACAAATCGGTTACGTTGTACTCGACATTGAACATCTCCATACCGATAAAATTCTTCACGATATAAAAAACTTAGACCACACCATAAAAGCAAGGATATTGTATTAA
- the gmk gene encoding guanylate kinase produces the protein MSETFAKLIVFTAPSGAGKTTLVKHVLSQMPDKVAFSVSATTRKQRSNEKNGVDYHFISREEFERRLQQNEFLEWQEVYDGNFYGTLLSEITRIWKEGKAVIFDVDVKGALNIKKIYENQALTVFVKPPSLAIIRERLMQRNSETNEMLEKRIAKAAMELQYESLFDTVLLNDDITEAKTKSIEIVSSFLEGVEKKG, from the coding sequence ATGTCTGAAACATTTGCCAAACTAATCGTATTTACAGCCCCGTCTGGAGCAGGGAAAACCACACTTGTCAAACATGTCTTATCTCAGATGCCCGATAAAGTTGCCTTTTCGGTGTCTGCAACAACAAGAAAACAGAGAAGCAATGAGAAAAATGGAGTAGATTATCATTTCATTAGCCGCGAGGAGTTTGAAAGGCGGCTGCAACAAAATGAATTTTTGGAATGGCAGGAGGTTTATGACGGGAATTTTTACGGAACACTGTTAAGCGAGATTACAAGAATATGGAAGGAAGGAAAGGCAGTAATTTTTGATGTGGATGTTAAAGGCGCACTTAATATAAAAAAAATTTATGAAAACCAAGCCCTGACGGTTTTTGTAAAACCCCCTTCTCTCGCAATAATCAGAGAGCGCCTGATGCAAAGAAACTCAGAAACAAACGAAATGCTCGAAAAACGAATTGCCAAAGCAGCGATGGAATTGCAATATGAATCGCTGTTCGATACCGTTTTATTAAATGACGATATCACAGAGGCAAAAACAAAATCCATAGAGATAGTGAGCAGTTTTTTGGAAGGAGTTGAAAAAAAGGGGTAG
- a CDS encoding YicC family protein: MVSSMTGFGRKSATIGAKTVTVEIKAINSKYFDIYLKLPQIFRSKETDIRRQLSEKLFRGKVEVMISTDDTDQDRGYNINKAAVFSYYKQLLAICADLNISNTDGLMPAILRMPEVMSGAGYDLPEEEWLQLSALIYEAISELEQFRKSEGKSLQKDFEHQIDTILNHLKTIEDLAPKRLIAIKERLTKSIEDWLLSEKADMNRFEQELIYYSEKLDINEEIVRLKTHCTYFSEELFASRTDKGKKLGFISQEIGREINTIGSKANDATIQVEVVQMKDALERIKEQLLNIV; encoded by the coding sequence ATGGTTTCTTCAATGACCGGTTTTGGCAGGAAGTCAGCTACAATAGGCGCTAAAACTGTAACTGTTGAGATAAAAGCGATTAATAGCAAGTATTTCGATATTTACCTGAAACTTCCTCAAATATTCCGTTCAAAAGAAACAGATATCCGGCGTCAGTTATCAGAAAAACTTTTCAGGGGTAAGGTAGAGGTTATGATTAGCACAGACGATACCGACCAGGATAGAGGATATAATATTAATAAGGCAGCAGTTTTCAGTTATTACAAACAATTGTTGGCAATATGTGCCGATTTAAACATTTCAAATACAGACGGACTAATGCCGGCAATTTTGAGAATGCCCGAAGTAATGTCGGGAGCCGGTTACGATTTACCCGAAGAAGAATGGCTTCAACTTTCTGCACTAATTTATGAAGCAATCTCTGAATTGGAACAATTCAGAAAATCAGAAGGTAAGTCTTTGCAAAAAGACTTTGAACATCAAATTGACACCATATTGAATCATCTTAAAACGATCGAAGATTTAGCACCTAAAAGATTGATTGCCATTAAAGAACGCCTGACCAAATCAATCGAAGATTGGCTGCTGTCTGAAAAAGCAGATATGAATAGGTTTGAACAGGAATTGATTTATTATTCTGAAAAACTCGACATAAACGAAGAAATCGTGCGTTTAAAAACTCACTGCACCTATTTTTCTGAAGAACTTTTTGCGTCACGTACAGATAAGGGAAAAAAACTGGGGTTTATTTCTCAGGAAATAGGAAGGGAAATTAATACCATTGGTTCAAAAGCCAATGATGCCACCATTCAGGTAGAAGTGGTGCAAATGAAAGACGCATTGGAGAGAATAAAAGAGCAACTTCTCAATATAGTTTAG
- a CDS encoding glycosyltransferase family 2 protein, whose protein sequence is MTNPDVSIVIPLLNEQESLPELMAWIDRVCLENRLSYEVIMIDDGSTDNSWEVILQLSETYPTLRGIQFRRNYGKSAALNEGFATTLGNVVITMDADLQDSPDEIPELYQMITKDQYHLVSGWKQKRYDPLSKTIPTKLYNAVTRWITGIKLHDMNCGLKAYQQEVVKNIEVYGEMHRYIPAIAKWEGFTRIGEKVVTHQARKYGSTKFGLERFVNGFLDLITITFMGRFGKKPMHFFGTLGLITFFLGFIIAAYLSFAKLAYEQYGMTDRPLFYFGILCMIIGTQLFVGGFLGEMISRNSSIRNNYQIADTLRVESENLQTKD, encoded by the coding sequence ATGACCAACCCCGATGTTTCTATTGTCATACCCCTGCTTAACGAACAGGAATCTCTACCCGAACTCATGGCTTGGATAGATCGGGTATGCCTTGAAAACAGGTTGAGTTATGAAGTTATCATGATTGACGATGGTAGTACCGACAATTCATGGGAAGTTATTTTGCAATTGTCAGAAACTTACCCGACTTTAAGGGGCATACAATTCCGTCGCAATTATGGCAAATCGGCTGCTCTGAATGAAGGGTTTGCCACCACTCTCGGAAACGTGGTCATCACCATGGATGCTGACCTTCAGGATAGTCCGGACGAAATTCCTGAACTTTATCAGATGATTACCAAAGATCAGTATCATTTGGTTTCAGGCTGGAAACAAAAAAGATACGACCCTCTCAGTAAAACAATTCCCACTAAGCTTTATAACGCAGTTACCCGTTGGATTACAGGTATTAAACTGCACGATATGAACTGTGGACTAAAAGCTTATCAACAGGAGGTTGTCAAAAACATCGAAGTTTACGGCGAAATGCACCGGTACATCCCTGCTATCGCCAAATGGGAAGGGTTTACCCGCATTGGCGAAAAGGTCGTTACCCACCAAGCCCGCAAATACGGAAGCACCAAATTCGGATTAGAGCGTTTTGTTAACGGCTTTCTCGATCTGATTACCATTACGTTCATGGGCCGTTTTGGGAAAAAACCTATGCACTTTTTTGGCACTCTCGGGTTAATTACCTTTTTCCTGGGATTCATCATCGCCGCATACCTCTCTTTTGCAAAATTGGCTTACGAACAATACGGCATGACCGACAGACCTTTGTTCTATTTCGGAATTTTGTGTATGATTATAGGTACTCAATTGTTTGTCGGCGGATTTCTTGGAGAAATGATTTCACGTAATTCCTCTATCCGAAACAACTATCAAATAGCTGATACCCTTCGGGTTGAATCTGAAAACTTACAAACCAAAGATTAA